The following are encoded in a window of Sinorhizobium sojae CCBAU 05684 genomic DNA:
- a CDS encoding DUF882 domain-containing protein produces the protein MPNLFGLEEPVGSLAHRLCSAVARAAPKVLAAIALACSLVTPGMAPPVEAAGQTRTLKLYFIHTKEKAQITYKRNGRYDSKGLQQVNRLLRDWRRNEPTNMDPRLLDLIWEVYQKSGSRDYIHVVSAYRSPATNSLLRSRSKGVAKKSQHMLGKAMDFYLPDVKLKTLREIGMKFQVGGVGYYPTSGSPFVHMDVGGVRAWPRMTRNELVRLFPDGRTMHIPADGRPLPGYQQAVADYKRRVGASAIEVAGGGAKGPGDVGKRRNLLAMLFGGGDEDEEPTAIAAGAPDAGETAAPAAVRAASSQEGLPGVATSADGQQNFNAPVPSVRPAFKEAPAESGVAVALVAPEKNSAEQALAAAMPQTSTASGSEFTDLSSLAVPVPQMLDRGEAAAAGETLLASADGGVDELGFVPVPDMRPAGQAALAAVAEVEVTVPTVADRPAVASIAEPLNVPAETGTQVALAAPSAAAGRKVEAPALRAAAYAPQPETNGSASIFDSAFDTQADAPSKGARPKKRDAAAASRAAVRTEPKLTQKIISEWALSTGRVATLSKPVKAPRFVSSSLRAAPTTVYAAGFSSDAGAVDTARFSGNAVNFMEVKRFSTN, from the coding sequence ATGCCAAATTTGTTCGGTTTGGAGGAACCGGTCGGTTCCTTAGCGCACAGACTCTGCTCGGCTGTCGCCCGTGCGGCGCCGAAGGTTCTTGCCGCCATTGCTCTGGCCTGTTCGCTGGTGACCCCCGGCATGGCACCGCCGGTCGAGGCAGCCGGCCAGACGCGGACGCTGAAGCTCTATTTCATTCATACCAAGGAAAAGGCGCAGATCACCTACAAGCGCAACGGCCGTTATGATTCGAAGGGCTTGCAGCAGGTCAACCGACTCCTGCGCGACTGGCGGCGAAACGAGCCGACAAACATGGATCCGCGCCTTTTGGACCTGATTTGGGAAGTCTACCAGAAGAGCGGTTCGCGCGATTACATCCACGTCGTCTCCGCCTATCGCTCGCCGGCCACGAACTCCTTGCTCCGGTCGCGCTCGAAGGGCGTCGCCAAGAAGAGCCAGCACATGCTCGGCAAGGCGATGGACTTCTATCTGCCGGACGTCAAACTCAAGACTCTCCGTGAAATCGGCATGAAGTTCCAGGTCGGCGGCGTCGGCTATTACCCGACCTCGGGCTCTCCCTTCGTGCATATGGATGTCGGCGGCGTGCGCGCCTGGCCGCGCATGACGCGCAACGAGCTTGTGCGGCTCTTCCCGGACGGCAGGACCATGCATATTCCTGCCGACGGCAGACCGCTTCCCGGCTACCAGCAGGCTGTTGCCGATTACAAGCGTCGCGTTGGAGCATCGGCGATCGAGGTGGCGGGCGGCGGGGCCAAGGGCCCGGGCGACGTCGGCAAGCGCCGCAATCTGCTTGCCATGCTCTTCGGCGGCGGGGACGAGGATGAAGAGCCGACGGCGATCGCCGCCGGCGCGCCCGACGCCGGCGAAACGGCGGCTCCGGCTGCGGTGCGGGCCGCGTCAAGCCAGGAAGGATTGCCGGGTGTCGCGACCTCCGCCGATGGCCAGCAGAATTTCAACGCGCCCGTTCCGAGCGTACGTCCGGCCTTCAAGGAAGCGCCTGCCGAAAGCGGCGTAGCCGTTGCGCTCGTCGCGCCGGAGAAGAACAGCGCCGAGCAGGCACTGGCGGCGGCGATGCCGCAGACGTCGACGGCATCGGGTTCGGAATTTACCGATCTGAGTTCGCTTGCGGTGCCTGTGCCGCAGATGCTCGACCGGGGTGAAGCGGCCGCTGCCGGCGAAACGCTGCTGGCCTCTGCCGATGGCGGGGTTGACGAACTGGGCTTCGTGCCGGTGCCGGACATGCGCCCGGCGGGCCAGGCCGCGCTTGCCGCCGTTGCAGAGGTCGAGGTCACGGTCCCGACCGTCGCTGATCGTCCGGCCGTCGCGTCAATAGCCGAGCCGCTGAATGTGCCGGCAGAGACCGGCACGCAGGTAGCGCTGGCCGCGCCGAGCGCCGCGGCCGGGCGGAAGGTCGAGGCTCCGGCGCTACGCGCGGCGGCCTATGCGCCGCAACCGGAAACGAACGGCAGTGCTTCGATTTTCGACAGTGCCTTCGATACGCAGGCGGATGCGCCATCGAAGGGCGCGCGGCCGAAGAAGCGGGATGCGGCGGCCGCGTCGCGCGCCGCGGTGCGCACCGAGCCGAAGCTGACGCAGAAGATCATTTCCGAATGGGCTCTGTCGACAGGCCGTGTCGCGACGTTGTCGAAACCGGTCAAGGCCCCACGTTTCGTCAGCAGCTCGCTCAGGGCCGCGCCCACGACGGTTTATGCCGCCGGCTTCTCCAGCGATGCCGGCGCGGTCGA